The following are encoded together in the Desulfococcus multivorans genome:
- a CDS encoding acyltransferase yields the protein MRKDHRPYFLKRLDRRLQKFYTRRFLRPQFDHLGTGAHFMKPWHVEIFGPRIEIGRYATVIAAPDRKVRFSVWSDRPDRGSIRIGSYVLICPGVRMGASCSITIGDNCMFASGVYITDSDWHGIYNRAAMGTGAPVVIEENAWIGDQAIICKGVTVGQNSIVGAGAVVTRDVPPNVVAAGNPARVVKTLDADEKMVTRSQWLSDPAKISRDFDRIDRDLLRDNTFSGWIRYLLFPKRKD from the coding sequence ATGAGAAAGGATCACCGCCCCTATTTCCTGAAGCGGCTGGACCGTCGGTTACAAAAATTCTATACCCGCCGCTTTCTGCGCCCCCAGTTCGATCATCTCGGCACCGGGGCCCATTTCATGAAGCCCTGGCACGTGGAAATATTCGGACCCCGGATTGAAATCGGCCGCTATGCCACCGTCATCGCCGCGCCGGACAGGAAGGTCCGTTTTTCCGTCTGGTCGGACCGCCCCGACCGCGGCAGCATCCGCATCGGCAGCTACGTCCTGATCTGCCCGGGGGTTCGCATGGGCGCTTCATGCAGCATCACCATCGGCGACAACTGCATGTTCGCCAGCGGCGTCTACATCACCGATTCGGACTGGCACGGCATCTACAACCGAGCCGCCATGGGAACGGGCGCCCCTGTGGTTATCGAGGAGAACGCCTGGATCGGGGACCAGGCCATTATCTGCAAGGGGGTGACGGTGGGCCAGAACAGCATCGTCGGCGCGGGGGCCGTTGTCACCCGAGACGTTCCCCCCAACGTCGTTGCCGCAGGAAACCCCGCCAGGGTGGTCAAAACCCTCGATGCCGACGAAAAAATGGTTACCCGATCCCAGTGGCTGTCGGACCCCGCCAAGATCTCCCGGGACTTCGACCGGATCGACCGGGATCTGCTTCGGGACAACACCTTTTCGGGATGGATCCGTTATCTGCTGTTTCCGAAACGGAAAGACTGA
- a CDS encoding AI-2E family transporter, giving the protein MIDIFRKMFRHYFSDPQVIMLGFLLVLGFVVIFYLGEMLMPVFLSVIIAYLLEGMVAGLEGFRVPRIVAVIIVFSLFMACLLILILWLLPLLSRQIGQLLQDLPSMIASTQNVLMQLPDKYPEMISEAQIRQINNYLTAELTRLGQYLLSISLASVRGLLTFLVYLILVPLMVFFFLKDKALIIEWIRSFLPEERKLAGEVWVEVNQQITNYVRGKIWEILIVWGVTYVTFILMKVPFTMLLSLFVGLSVLIPYIGATVMFFPVGLIAFFEWGWGPQFAYTMIALGIIQALDGNLLVPILLSGVVNIHPIAIIVAVLLFGGLWGIWGLFFAIPLATLCHAVSKAWLQSSIREKHHDDAASDV; this is encoded by the coding sequence ATGATCGATATTTTTCGGAAAATGTTTCGACATTATTTCTCGGACCCCCAGGTCATCATGCTGGGGTTTCTGCTCGTCCTGGGGTTCGTGGTGATCTTCTACCTGGGAGAGATGCTGATGCCGGTTTTCCTCAGCGTCATCATCGCCTACCTCCTGGAGGGAATGGTGGCCGGTCTCGAAGGGTTCCGCGTTCCCAGGATCGTTGCCGTCATCATCGTCTTCAGCCTCTTCATGGCCTGTCTCCTGATCCTGATCCTCTGGCTCCTGCCCCTGTTGTCCCGTCAGATCGGACAGCTCCTCCAGGACCTGCCCTCCATGATCGCCAGCACCCAGAATGTCCTGATGCAGCTTCCGGACAAATACCCGGAAATGATCTCCGAGGCCCAGATCCGACAGATCAACAACTATCTGACCGCAGAGCTGACCCGACTGGGCCAGTATCTCCTGTCGATCTCCCTTGCCTCGGTCCGGGGTCTCCTCACCTTCCTCGTCTACCTCATCCTCGTACCCCTGATGGTCTTTTTCTTTCTCAAGGACAAAGCCCTCATCATCGAATGGATCCGGAGCTTTCTGCCCGAGGAGCGGAAGCTGGCCGGCGAGGTGTGGGTGGAGGTGAACCAACAGATCACCAACTACGTAAGGGGAAAGATCTGGGAGATTCTCATCGTGTGGGGGGTGACCTACGTGACCTTCATCCTCATGAAAGTGCCGTTTACGATGCTGCTCTCCCTCTTCGTCGGCCTTTCGGTTCTCATCCCCTATATCGGGGCGACGGTCATGTTCTTCCCTGTGGGTCTGATCGCCTTTTTCGAATGGGGGTGGGGGCCTCAGTTCGCCTACACCATGATCGCCCTCGGCATCATCCAGGCTCTGGACGGAAACCTCCTGGTCCCGATCCTGCTGTCCGGCGTGGTCAACATCCACCCCATCGCCATCATCGTCGCCGTTCTCCTTTTCGGGGGGCTCTGGGGGATCTGGGGACTTTTCTTCGCCATTCCCCTTGCCACCCTCTGCCATGCCGTCTCAAAGGCCTGGCTCCAGTCGTCCATCCGGGAAAAGCATCACGACGACGCCGCCAGCGACGTCTAG
- a CDS encoding NUDIX hydrolase, whose translation MSVVVHQRKEIHQGRVFTLVREKVTLANGVTVDLDTLRHPGASAVVPMTADGSVVLIRQYRHAVGGYIWEIPAGTLNPREDPETCAVRELAEETGYRAGSWRKLGEITPVPGYSDERIHLFLAEDLTLADQNLDADEILDVHEFPLETAVDMIATGEIQDAKTICALLRVGCPAKGEPRS comes from the coding sequence ATGAGCGTCGTCGTTCATCAACGCAAAGAAATTCATCAGGGTCGGGTCTTTACCCTGGTTCGGGAGAAGGTGACCCTGGCCAACGGCGTGACCGTGGACCTCGACACCCTCCGGCATCCCGGCGCATCGGCCGTCGTTCCCATGACGGCCGATGGGTCGGTGGTCCTGATCCGGCAGTACCGTCATGCGGTCGGCGGTTATATCTGGGAGATCCCGGCAGGGACCCTGAACCCCCGTGAAGATCCCGAGACCTGCGCCGTCCGGGAGCTGGCCGAGGAGACCGGATACCGCGCCGGGTCGTGGCGAAAGCTGGGGGAGATCACGCCGGTTCCCGGGTATTCCGACGAGCGGATTCACCTGTTTCTGGCCGAGGATCTCACCCTCGCGGACCAGAACCTGGATGCCGACGAAATCCTGGACGTCCATGAATTTCCATTGGAGACGGCGGTGGACATGATCGCAACCGGGGAGATCCAGGACGCCAAGACCATTTGCGCCCTGCTCCGGGTGGGGTGCCCGGCAAAAGGGGAGCCGCGGTCCTAG
- the dsrP gene encoding sulfate reduction electron transfer complex DsrMKJOP subunit DsrP, whose amino-acid sequence MLELAIKGSKRYYGLLAVLAGIAGLGGLFWLWQLDFGLGITGMSRDVSWGFYIAQFTFLVGVAAGGVMVVLPYYLHDYKAFGRITILGEFLAIAAIVMCLLFITVDLGQPMRMLNVIFYPTPNSMLFWDMIVLNGYLFLNIVIGWNVLEAERNNTKYPKWVKMLVYVSIPWAISIHTVTAYLYCGLPGRGFWLTAILAPRFLSSAFAAGPALLILLCLVIRRFTNFDPGREQIQTLAKIVTYALILNVFFFLCEVFVAFYSQIPEHMDHIKYLFVGLHGHGKLVPFMWTSMALMVLAIIMLIPPRFRANEGLLAISCVMVFLGTWIDKGLGMISGGFVPNPLHEINEYVPTIPELIITLGVWAAGFLVLTLLFKITVGVKEEVHA is encoded by the coding sequence ATGCTTGAATTAGCTATTAAGGGAAGCAAAAGATATTACGGATTACTGGCGGTCCTGGCCGGTATTGCCGGCCTCGGCGGCCTGTTCTGGTTGTGGCAGCTCGATTTCGGTCTGGGCATCACCGGCATGAGCCGCGACGTCTCCTGGGGATTCTACATCGCTCAGTTCACCTTTCTCGTCGGTGTGGCCGCCGGAGGCGTCATGGTGGTCCTGCCCTACTATCTCCACGACTACAAGGCCTTCGGCCGGATCACCATCCTCGGTGAATTCCTGGCCATCGCCGCCATCGTCATGTGTCTGCTGTTCATCACGGTGGACCTGGGTCAGCCCATGCGGATGCTCAACGTCATTTTTTACCCCACGCCCAATTCCATGCTGTTCTGGGACATGATCGTTCTGAACGGATATCTCTTCCTGAACATCGTCATCGGGTGGAATGTTCTGGAGGCGGAGCGGAACAACACCAAGTATCCCAAATGGGTAAAAATGCTGGTCTACGTTTCCATCCCATGGGCCATCAGCATCCACACGGTCACGGCCTACCTTTACTGCGGTCTGCCGGGCCGCGGGTTCTGGCTCACCGCGATCCTGGCGCCCCGATTCCTCTCGTCGGCCTTTGCCGCCGGACCGGCGCTCCTGATCCTGCTCTGCCTGGTGATTCGCAGGTTCACGAACTTCGATCCGGGTCGGGAGCAGATTCAGACCCTGGCCAAGATCGTCACCTATGCCCTCATCCTCAACGTCTTCTTTTTTCTCTGCGAGGTTTTCGTGGCCTTCTACAGCCAGATTCCGGAGCACATGGACCACATCAAGTACCTCTTTGTGGGGCTTCACGGTCATGGGAAGCTGGTGCCCTTCATGTGGACCTCCATGGCCCTCATGGTACTGGCCATCATCATGCTGATTCCGCCCAGGTTCCGCGCCAACGAGGGCCTTCTGGCCATATCCTGCGTCATGGTGTTCCTCGGGACGTGGATCGACAAGGGCCTCGGCATGATCTCCGGCGGGTTCGTTCCCAACCCGTTGCATGAAATCAACGAATATGTGCCCACGATCCCCGAGTTGATCATCACCCTCGGCGTATGGGCTGCCGGATTCCTCGTCCTCACCCTTCTGTTCAAGATCACGGTGGGGGTCAAGGAAGAGGTTCACGCGTAA
- the dsrO gene encoding sulfate reduction electron transfer complex DsrMKJOP subunit DsrO, whose translation MESSRRKFLKVAGISAVGMSVGTQPVLDALGATGGGHGETKSPEILKAENALSAVHWGMVIDTRKLETAADLEPLIEACHKVHNVPHYELQRHEIKWIWETEFQHAFPGTGTKYLNEGAQHRPFLVLCNHCENPPCVRACPTKATFQREDGLVLMDFHRCIGCRFCMAACPFGARSFNFRDPRPFIPEINKKFPTRSKGVVEKCNFCAERLAEGKMPACVEASKGAIAFGDLDDPESEVRKLLRENYAIRRKENLGTEPSVYYIV comes from the coding sequence ATGGAAAGCAGCAGAAGAAAATTCTTGAAGGTCGCCGGAATATCCGCCGTCGGCATGAGTGTGGGCACCCAGCCGGTGCTGGACGCCCTGGGGGCAACGGGCGGAGGGCACGGCGAGACGAAGTCGCCTGAGATCCTCAAGGCTGAAAACGCCCTGAGCGCCGTTCATTGGGGAATGGTCATCGATACGCGGAAGCTGGAAACAGCGGCGGATCTGGAGCCGCTCATCGAGGCCTGTCATAAAGTCCACAACGTCCCGCATTACGAGCTCCAACGTCACGAGATCAAATGGATCTGGGAGACGGAATTCCAGCACGCCTTTCCCGGAACCGGAACCAAATACCTGAACGAGGGCGCCCAGCACCGGCCGTTTCTTGTCCTGTGCAATCATTGCGAAAACCCGCCGTGTGTCCGTGCCTGCCCCACCAAGGCCACCTTTCAGCGGGAAGACGGGCTGGTGCTCATGGATTTTCACCGCTGCATCGGCTGCCGCTTCTGCATGGCCGCCTGTCCTTTCGGTGCCCGGAGCTTCAACTTCAGGGATCCGCGGCCCTTCATCCCCGAGATCAACAAGAAATTTCCCACCCGTTCCAAGGGCGTCGTGGAAAAATGCAATTTCTGCGCGGAGCGCCTGGCTGAAGGCAAAATGCCCGCCTGCGTCGAGGCCTCCAAGGGGGCCATCGCTTTTGGCGACCTGGACGATCCTGAATCCGAGGTGCGGAAGCTGTTGAGGGAAAACTACGCGATTCGGCGGAAAGAGAATTTGGGAACGGAACCCTCCGTATACTACATCGTATAG
- the dsrJ gene encoding sulfate reduction electron transfer complex DsrMKJOP subunit DsrJ → MSKKMYNKEQVVAGLVIFIALVSFPFWYNLGKAAPAPTLELTKEAKAAKVCVRPTEYMKAEHMQLLDVWRDTVVREGKRIYVNEAGKAFNMSLSNTCLDCHSNKAEFCDRCHNYASVDPYCYDCHIDNPKETK, encoded by the coding sequence ATGTCGAAGAAGATGTACAACAAAGAGCAGGTGGTCGCCGGGCTGGTGATCTTTATCGCTCTGGTGTCGTTTCCTTTCTGGTACAACCTTGGGAAAGCCGCACCGGCGCCCACGCTGGAGCTGACGAAAGAGGCCAAGGCCGCCAAGGTGTGCGTGAGACCGACGGAATACATGAAGGCGGAGCATATGCAGCTTCTGGATGTTTGGCGGGATACGGTGGTCCGTGAAGGCAAGCGGATTTACGTGAACGAAGCGGGCAAGGCGTTCAACATGAGCTTGTCCAACACCTGTCTGGACTGTCATTCGAATAAGGCCGAGTTTTGCGACAGATGTCACAACTACGCTTCGGTGGACCCGTATTGCTATGACTGCCATATTGACAATCCGAAGGAGACAAAGTGA
- the dsrK gene encoding sulfate reduction electron transfer complex DsrMKJOP subunit DsrK — protein MSDLPKSDELLENLDHKMAKTDWMDTPINIRPGMYCYASNPKSVETLGLPNARPWNPLDDDWKLPENWQQIIHEGFKERLERFRSFKIFMDVCVRCGACADKCHFFIGTGDPKNMPVLRAELLRSVYRNDFTTLGKLLGRIGGARPMTLDVLKEWWYYLFQCTECRRCSVFCPYGIDTAEITIMGRELLNLIGLNIDWIATPVSNCYQTGNHLGIQPHAFKDMLDFFVEDIEEITGVNVEPSFNKKGADILFITPSGDVFADPGTYTCMGYMMLFKYLKDKYGLDITWSTYASEGGNFGFFTSHETMKRLNAKMYAEAKRLGVKWILGGECGHMWRVISQYMETMNGPADFLEAPVSPITGTLFENARQTKMVHISEFTADLIKHGKLELDTSRNDKHIVTFHDSCNPARGMGMLDEPRYVIRNTCNHFYDMPANTIRENTFCCGSGAGLNAGEDMELRMCGGLPRANAVKYVHEKHGVNMLACVCAIDRAALPALMEYWVPEVDVTGVTELVANALILPGEKERETDLRGEPLPGMEEE, from the coding sequence ATGTCGGACCTTCCCAAATCAGACGAATTATTGGAAAATCTGGATCATAAAATGGCCAAGACCGACTGGATGGATACCCCCATCAATATCCGTCCGGGAATGTACTGCTATGCGTCCAACCCCAAGAGCGTCGAGACGCTGGGCCTTCCCAACGCGCGGCCCTGGAACCCCCTTGATGACGACTGGAAGCTGCCGGAGAACTGGCAGCAGATCATCCATGAAGGGTTCAAGGAGCGGCTGGAACGCTTCCGGAGCTTCAAGATCTTCATGGATGTCTGCGTCCGTTGCGGGGCCTGCGCCGACAAATGCCATTTCTTCATCGGCACCGGCGACCCCAAGAACATGCCCGTGCTTCGCGCCGAGCTGCTCCGGTCCGTATACCGCAACGACTTCACCACCCTCGGGAAGCTCCTGGGGCGGATCGGCGGGGCCCGGCCCATGACCCTGGACGTGCTCAAAGAGTGGTGGTACTACCTGTTTCAGTGCACGGAATGCCGGCGATGCTCGGTCTTCTGTCCCTACGGCATCGACACGGCCGAGATCACCATCATGGGCCGTGAACTCCTCAACCTCATCGGCCTCAACATCGACTGGATCGCCACGCCGGTCTCCAACTGCTACCAGACGGGCAACCATCTGGGCATTCAGCCCCACGCCTTCAAGGATATGCTCGACTTCTTCGTGGAGGACATCGAGGAGATCACCGGCGTCAACGTGGAGCCGAGCTTCAACAAGAAGGGCGCCGACATCCTCTTCATCACCCCCTCGGGGGACGTGTTCGCCGATCCGGGAACCTATACCTGCATGGGATACATGATGCTCTTCAAGTATCTCAAGGACAAATACGGGCTTGACATCACCTGGTCCACCTATGCATCCGAGGGCGGCAACTTCGGGTTCTTCACCTCCCACGAAACCATGAAGCGCCTCAACGCCAAGATGTACGCGGAGGCCAAGCGTCTCGGTGTCAAGTGGATCCTCGGCGGGGAGTGCGGACACATGTGGCGCGTCATCAGCCAGTACATGGAGACCATGAACGGGCCCGCCGATTTCCTCGAGGCCCCGGTGTCGCCCATTACCGGCACCCTGTTCGAGAACGCCAGGCAGACCAAGATGGTCCACATCAGCGAATTCACGGCGGACCTGATCAAGCACGGAAAACTGGAGCTCGACACCAGCCGGAACGACAAGCATATCGTGACCTTTCACGATTCCTGCAACCCCGCGCGGGGCATGGGCATGCTGGATGAGCCCCGATACGTGATCCGAAACACCTGCAACCATTTCTACGATATGCCGGCCAACACCATCCGCGAGAACACCTTCTGCTGCGGCAGCGGTGCCGGACTCAATGCCGGCGAGGACATGGAGCTCAGGATGTGCGGCGGTCTTCCCCGGGCCAACGCCGTCAAATACGTCCATGAAAAACACGGGGTCAACATGCTGGCCTGCGTCTGCGCCATCGATCGGGCCGCCCTGCCGGCGCTGATGGAATACTGGGTTCCCGAAGTCGACGTCACCGGCGTGACGGAATTGGTGGCCAACGCCCTGATTCTCCCGGGCGAGAAGGAACGAGAAACCGATCTGCGCGGCGAACCGCTGCCTGGAATGGAGGAGGAATAG
- the dsrM gene encoding sulfate reduction electron transfer complex DsrMKJOP subunit DsrM, with protein sequence MNVKYMFSLLAVVLLFLLAYAGVEAAGLQVFFGIVVPYLAFAIFLLGFIRKVVDWARSPVPFRIPTTCGQQQSLPWIKQAKFDNPSTSGGVIVRMILEILTFRSLFRNLKFKQKEGGKLFYGLELFLWLGALAFHYAFLVVCIRHLRFFTEPTPFFVKIFERLDGFFQFGLPVVYLSGIVLLAATLYLLLRRMLNAQVNYISLAADYFPLFLIIGIAVTGIMMRYFTKVDVVAIKSFTMGLVTFHPVIPEGVGGLFYVHLFLVSVLLIYFPFSKLMHMGGVFMSPTRNLTGNTRAVRHVNPWNYPVKVHTYEEYEDHFRDLMIEAGLPVENKE encoded by the coding sequence ATGAACGTTAAGTACATGTTTTCCCTCTTGGCAGTGGTTCTGCTCTTCCTGCTCGCATATGCGGGTGTTGAAGCGGCAGGGCTTCAGGTGTTTTTCGGGATCGTCGTCCCATATCTCGCTTTTGCGATTTTTCTTTTGGGATTCATCCGAAAAGTGGTCGACTGGGCCCGTTCACCGGTTCCCTTTCGCATCCCTACAACCTGCGGCCAACAGCAATCGCTTCCGTGGATCAAACAGGCGAAGTTCGATAACCCGAGCACCTCCGGGGGCGTCATCGTCCGCATGATTCTGGAAATCCTGACATTCCGATCCCTCTTCAGGAATTTGAAGTTCAAACAGAAAGAGGGCGGCAAGCTTTTCTACGGCCTGGAGCTTTTTCTGTGGCTGGGCGCCCTGGCGTTTCACTATGCGTTTCTGGTCGTCTGCATCCGTCACCTGCGTTTTTTTACGGAACCGACACCCTTTTTCGTCAAGATCTTCGAGCGGCTCGACGGTTTTTTCCAGTTCGGCCTTCCCGTCGTCTATCTTTCGGGCATCGTTCTGTTGGCCGCGACCCTCTACCTGCTGCTCAGAAGGATGCTCAACGCCCAGGTCAACTACATTTCCCTCGCCGCTGATTATTTCCCCCTTTTCCTGATTATCGGCATCGCCGTCACCGGCATCATGATGCGCTACTTCACCAAGGTCGACGTGGTGGCGATCAAATCGTTCACCATGGGGCTGGTCACCTTCCACCCCGTGATTCCCGAGGGGGTCGGAGGGCTGTTCTATGTACACCTGTTTCTGGTCAGCGTTCTGCTGATCTATTTCCCTTTCAGCAAGCTGATGCATATGGGCGGGGTGTTTATGAGCCCGACGCGGAATCTGACCGGCAACACCCGGGCCGTAAGGCACGTGAACCCCTGGAACTATCCGGTCAAGGTGCATACCTACGAGGAATACGAGGATCATTTTAGAGATCTCATGATAGAAGCTGGCCTTCCAGTGGAGAATAAGGAGTAA
- a CDS encoding RsbRD N-terminal domain-containing protein, producing MGLKKVLAERKTPIVKKWFDKVVETYPTDTARFLKRQKDPFGNPVGSTTFEALTRIFEELLKEAPDSEALQTAADPIIRIRAVQTMFSPAQAAGFPYFLKTIIREELESQLSDVQLLEALLAFDLEIDKLSLVTFNIYTKCRETVYQLKTNLERERLYKAFSRAGLVHEIPEDGPDLEEK from the coding sequence ATGGGGCTGAAAAAGGTGCTGGCGGAGAGAAAAACGCCTATTGTCAAGAAGTGGTTCGACAAGGTCGTCGAAACCTATCCTACCGATACCGCCCGATTTCTCAAGCGCCAGAAAGATCCCTTCGGCAATCCGGTCGGCAGTACGACCTTCGAGGCGCTGACCCGAATTTTCGAAGAGCTGTTGAAAGAGGCCCCCGACAGCGAAGCGCTTCAGACCGCCGCCGATCCCATCATCCGCATACGGGCGGTCCAGACCATGTTTTCCCCTGCCCAGGCCGCCGGCTTTCCTTATTTCCTGAAGACCATCATCAGAGAAGAACTTGAGAGTCAGCTCTCGGACGTTCAACTGCTCGAGGCGCTTCTGGCGTTTGATCTCGAAATCGACAAGCTCAGCCTCGTCACCTTCAACATCTATACGAAATGCCGGGAGACGGTCTACCAACTCAAGACGAATCTTGAAAGAGAGCGGCTCTACAAAGCGTTTTCCCGAGCGGGTTTGGTACATGAGATCCCGGAGGATGGTCCGGATCTTGAAGAAAAATAA
- a CDS encoding iron-sulfur cluster assembly scaffold protein encodes MNTHQHDLLQTHSLTFLEMAFRTDRQGVIAHPDGYGKKTGDCGDSIEIFLSIGNGRIEQFRYQLDGCLNTNACCNTLGEMTEGQTTAAAWEITPEKVAAHLQTLPPDHFHCAELAVGTLYLALISYREVRQAPWKKLYR; translated from the coding sequence ATGAACACGCATCAACATGATCTGCTGCAGACCCATTCACTGACCTTCCTGGAAATGGCGTTTCGGACGGACCGACAGGGCGTCATCGCGCACCCCGACGGGTATGGAAAGAAAACCGGGGACTGCGGCGACAGCATCGAAATCTTTCTGTCCATCGGCAACGGACGCATCGAACAATTTCGGTATCAGCTGGACGGCTGCCTCAATACCAACGCCTGCTGCAACACCCTCGGCGAGATGACGGAAGGGCAAACGACGGCGGCGGCATGGGAGATTACACCTGAAAAAGTCGCGGCCCATCTGCAAACCCTCCCGCCGGACCATTTTCATTGTGCGGAACTGGCCGTCGGCACCCTTTACCTGGCGTTGATCAGTTATCGAGAGGTCCGTCAGGCACCCTGGAAAAAGCTCTACCGATAG